In Setaria italica strain Yugu1 chromosome I, Setaria_italica_v2.0, whole genome shotgun sequence, the genomic window CTACGAAACAGTCTATTCGTTGTACCACTGCGAGAGGAGGAACAAACTCTGTGGCCCGAGAGCCGTCCATTCGTGCGATGGACGGTCCTGATTGAGTGATCTGGAAATTTGAAGGCTGGATGATTCGTGCAGGGGGAGACGTGGCAGGAGGCTGACTCGGCCTGCGTGGTCAACTCCGCTTGCCGTCGGTCTCCGACACTCCGACTCGGACATGCTCTTCCCTCGCGTTTCGCCATGTCCGACTCCGAGCTGCTCGCGAAGCGGCTCCCGGCGCGCTCAATAAAAGGCGCCTGGTGGCCTCCAACTTCTCCACAGGCCAAAACGAACGCTGTGTTCCAGACTTCCAGACATGACGACTGTGGCTCGCATCCTGCTCTCCGTGTTAGTggcgctcctcctcgtcgccggcccgtGCCACGCAAGGCCAGCGCCGCAACACACTACAGCCAAGTCGGCGGCGAGTGCgaaggcggcggtggacggCATCACGGCCATCTACAACTTCGGCGACTCCCTGTCGGACACCGGGAACCTTCTCCGCGAAGGCGGCGCCACCGGCGTGCTGCAGCACACCACGAGCCTCCCTTACGGCTCCGCCATCGGCGGCGCCAcggggcggtgctccgacgggtACCTCATGATAGACTTCCTCGCCAAGGACCTTGGCCTGCCGCTGCTCAACCCATACCTCGACAAGGGCGCCGACGACTTCACGCACGGCGCCaacttcgccgtcgccggcgccacggccctcgacgcggcggcgctcgcgacGAGAGGGGTCTCCGTACCCCACACCAACAGCTCCCTCGCCGTCCAGCTGCAGCGGTTCAAGGACCTCATGAGCGCCACCACCCGGTCCCCGCAGGAGGTCCGCGAGAGGCTGGCCCGCTCGCTGGTCATGGTCGGTGAGATCGGCGGCAACGACTACAACTACGCCTTCGCGGCGAACAagccagcggccggcggcgcgcacAACCTCTACAACTTCGGCCGCGTCGCGACCGGCGTGGTCGAGGCGCTGGCGCTGGTCCCGGACGTGGTGCGGTCCG contains:
- the LOC101769918 gene encoding GDSL esterase/lipase At5g45910, which gives rise to MTTVARILLSVLVALLLVAGPCHARPAPQHTTAKSAASAKAAVDGITAIYNFGDSLSDTGNLLREGGATGVLQHTTSLPYGSAIGGATGRCSDGYLMIDFLAKDLGLPLLNPYLDKGADDFTHGANFAVAGATALDAAALATRGVSVPHTNSSLAVQLQRFKDLMSATTRSPQEVRERLARSLVMVGEIGGNDYNYAFAANKPAAGGAHNLYNFGRVATGVVEALALVPDVVRSVTGAARELLDMGATRVVIPGNFPLGCVPSYMSAANETDPAAYDANGCLAALNLFSQMHNVLLQQGIRELRRSYPAATIAYADYFYAYVRMLRDAGKTGFDEGAVTKACCGAGGGKYNVDMDRMCGAPGASVCARPDERISWDGVHLTQHAYRVMTDLLYHKGFASPAPVEFQRS